Proteins encoded in a region of the Moritella marina ATCC 15381 genome:
- a CDS encoding organic hydroperoxide resistance protein, protein MTTLYTTTATASAGRNGQVATDDGMLSLALSYPKAMGGTGEATNPEQLFAAGYAACFSNAILHVAREMKIKLTAAPVSAEVGIGPNATGGFALTVSLAIELALPQADAEQLVATAHQVCPYSNAVRGNIDVQLSVKGEA, encoded by the coding sequence ATGACTACACTATATACAACAACTGCAACAGCATCAGCGGGTCGTAACGGCCAAGTAGCAACAGATGACGGCATGTTATCGTTAGCATTAAGTTATCCAAAAGCAATGGGTGGAACGGGTGAAGCAACAAACCCTGAGCAGTTATTTGCAGCAGGTTATGCGGCTTGTTTCTCGAATGCTATTTTGCATGTAGCCCGTGAAATGAAAATTAAACTGACTGCTGCACCGGTATCTGCTGAAGTGGGTATTGGTCCTAACGCAACGGGTGGTTTTGCATTAACAGTTAGCCTTGCCATTGAGCTTGCGTTACCACAAGCAGATGCAGAACAGTTAGTTGCAACAGCACATCAAGTTTGCCCTTATTCAAATGCGGTTCGCGGTAATATCGATGTGCAACTGAGCGTAAAGGGTGAAGCATAA
- a CDS encoding YbaY family lipoprotein — protein sequence MQKNIYRRNRKTALTAAVITGLLISLAGCVTTDQQAAKVEQSVTLKQQTLTANVFYLQRIALPPGAQVSLILEDVSKMDVAAEVIAKQTITAASAPPYAINLSYNETLIKPQHRYALRAQITLDGQLLFTNTEQVDAFANAGAKPTEILVSQVRHEAKSDGQVSLIDTHWQLSMLGTQAITADITQQHPHLVFTQDDNKVVGFAGCNRFSGRYDVLTNNVSLTELATTKKMCFQQMNLETQFLAALSATDNYKVIDKILTLYSNTGVALGQFTVQEK from the coding sequence ATGCAAAAAAATATATATAGACGAAATCGTAAAACGGCATTGACTGCAGCTGTCATTACCGGGTTATTAATCAGTTTAGCTGGTTGTGTCACGACAGATCAACAAGCAGCTAAAGTAGAACAATCAGTGACGCTTAAGCAACAAACCTTGACTGCCAACGTATTCTATTTACAGCGTATTGCTTTGCCACCTGGCGCACAAGTGAGTTTAATTTTAGAAGATGTGTCTAAAATGGATGTCGCCGCTGAAGTCATCGCCAAGCAGACGATCACAGCCGCGAGTGCGCCACCGTACGCAATTAATTTAAGCTATAACGAAACGCTAATTAAACCGCAACATCGTTATGCTTTACGTGCGCAAATCACGCTTGATGGCCAATTATTGTTTACTAATACAGAGCAGGTTGATGCATTTGCCAATGCTGGCGCAAAACCAACTGAAATTTTAGTGTCGCAAGTACGCCACGAAGCAAAAAGTGACGGCCAAGTAAGCTTGATTGATACACACTGGCAATTGTCGATGTTAGGGACACAAGCGATCACTGCGGATATCACTCAGCAACATCCTCACCTTGTATTCACTCAAGATGATAACAAGGTGGTCGGTTTTGCTGGCTGTAATCGTTTTAGTGGTCGTTATGATGTGCTTACAAATAACGTGAGTCTGACAGAATTAGCTACAACAAAGAAAATGTGCTTTCAACAAATGAACTTGGAAACACAGTTTTTAGCCGCATTATCAGCAACTGATAATTATAAAGTGATTGATAAGATATTAACTTTATACAGTAATACCGGCGTTGCTTTAGGGCAATTTACGGTTCAAGAAAAATAA
- the frdA gene encoding fumarate reductase (quinol) flavoprotein subunit, producing the protein MHKFKIIQTDVAIIGAGGSGLRAAIEIAENNPELDIALISKVYPMRSHTVAAEGGAAGVAQDHDSLDNHFNDTVSGGDWLCDQDVVEYFVENAAKQLTQLEHWGCPWSRKPDGSINVRAFGGMKIERTWFAADKSGFHILHTLFQTSVQHPKITRFDEHFCLDLIVEDGKIQGVVILDIAEGEIKLIQAKSVIMATGGAGRVYSYNTNGGIVTGDGMSLAYRHGIALRDMEFVQYHPTGLPGSGILMTEGCRGEGGILVNKDGYRYLQDYGLGPEVPVGQTKNKYMELGPRDKLSQCFWQEQQKGRVVEGDRGDYVYLDLRHLGEEKINERLPFIRELAKAYVGVDPVHEPIPVRPTVHYTMGGIATNAKTATSLAGLYAIGECASVGLHGANRLGSNSLTELAVFGQLAGQEAAKYAKNTQHQDIAPLKAQTEAVIKRMNDLLHSDGSEKSADIRQEMGDCMEAGVGIYRTQESMQKTIDKLAELKQRYKNVKVEDKSSVFNTDFLYTIELGYLLDTAEAMAHSAILRQESRGSHQRIDGFEARDDDKFLKHSMAYYQADQAPKIDYSEVKITKSQPAVRAYGAAGEKLAQEAK; encoded by the coding sequence ATGCATAAATTTAAAATAATTCAAACAGATGTAGCCATTATTGGCGCTGGTGGTTCTGGTTTACGCGCTGCGATAGAAATAGCGGAAAATAATCCCGAGCTGGATATTGCGCTGATTTCCAAAGTCTATCCAATGCGTAGCCATACCGTTGCGGCCGAAGGTGGCGCGGCTGGCGTTGCACAAGATCATGACTCTTTAGATAATCATTTTAACGATACTGTGTCAGGTGGCGATTGGTTGTGTGACCAAGATGTTGTCGAGTACTTTGTCGAGAATGCAGCTAAACAACTTACCCAGTTAGAGCATTGGGGCTGTCCATGGAGTCGTAAACCTGACGGTTCGATAAACGTGCGTGCATTTGGCGGCATGAAAATCGAACGTACATGGTTTGCAGCAGATAAAAGCGGTTTCCATATACTGCATACATTGTTCCAGACATCTGTTCAGCATCCTAAAATTACCCGTTTCGATGAGCATTTTTGTTTAGATTTAATCGTAGAAGACGGCAAGATACAGGGGGTGGTCATTCTTGATATCGCTGAAGGTGAAATCAAACTGATCCAAGCTAAATCGGTGATCATGGCAACGGGTGGTGCTGGGCGTGTGTATAGCTACAACACTAACGGCGGCATTGTAACGGGTGATGGCATGTCTCTGGCTTATCGCCATGGCATCGCATTGCGCGATATGGAATTTGTGCAATACCATCCAACAGGCTTACCAGGTAGCGGTATTTTAATGACCGAAGGTTGTCGTGGTGAAGGCGGTATCTTAGTGAATAAAGACGGCTATCGTTACCTGCAAGATTATGGTTTAGGACCGGAAGTACCCGTTGGTCAAACCAAGAATAAATACATGGAACTGGGTCCGCGCGACAAACTGAGCCAATGTTTCTGGCAAGAGCAGCAAAAAGGTCGTGTTGTTGAAGGCGACCGTGGTGATTATGTCTATCTAGATCTACGCCATTTAGGCGAAGAGAAAATCAATGAACGCTTGCCTTTCATTCGTGAATTGGCAAAAGCGTATGTTGGTGTTGATCCTGTGCATGAACCAATCCCTGTACGTCCAACTGTGCATTACACCATGGGCGGTATTGCCACTAATGCGAAAACAGCGACCTCACTGGCTGGTTTATATGCCATTGGTGAATGTGCATCCGTTGGTTTACATGGTGCTAACCGTTTAGGCTCGAACTCATTGACTGAGTTAGCTGTATTTGGTCAGTTAGCAGGGCAAGAAGCGGCTAAATATGCCAAAAATACTCAACATCAAGATATCGCACCACTGAAAGCACAAACTGAAGCGGTGATTAAACGCATGAATGATTTACTGCACAGTGATGGCAGTGAAAAGTCAGCGGATATCCGTCAAGAGATGGGCGATTGCATGGAAGCGGGCGTGGGCATCTACCGTACTCAAGAATCGATGCAAAAGACCATTGATAAATTAGCCGAGCTAAAACAGCGTTATAAAAACGTCAAGGTCGAAGATAAATCGAGTGTGTTCAATACTGATTTCTTATATACCATTGAACTGGGTTATTTACTCGATACCGCTGAAGCGATGGCGCACAGTGCTATTTTACGTCAAGAATCTCGTGGTTCACATCAACGTATTGATGGTTTTGAAGCGCGCGATGATGATAAGTTTTTGAAACATTCGATGGCTTATTATCAAGCTGATCAAGCACCAAAAATTGATTATAGCGAAGTGAAGATCACCAAGAGCCAGCCTGCAGTCCGTGCCTATGGTGCAGCTGGTGAGAAATTAGCGCAGGAGGCAAAATAA
- a CDS encoding YjiG family protein gives MSNVTAKKPMVTDIFVEGAKKGWVIATTSTVPNVLMAFVIIKALQITGALALMGTVFSPIMEVFGLPGEAAAVLIGAWMSMGGAVGVVITLFDQGILNGAHIAILAPAIYLMGSQVQYMGRIMGPIGTEGRYIPVMIVISVLNAFGAMLVMNIIL, from the coding sequence ATGAGTAATGTAACAGCAAAAAAACCTATGGTTACCGACATCTTCGTTGAAGGCGCTAAAAAAGGTTGGGTCATTGCAACGACTTCTACTGTACCAAATGTATTGATGGCCTTTGTGATTATTAAAGCCTTACAGATCACGGGTGCTCTTGCCTTAATGGGTACTGTGTTTTCGCCGATAATGGAAGTCTTTGGTCTACCTGGCGAAGCTGCTGCGGTATTAATTGGTGCCTGGATGTCGATGGGTGGGGCTGTCGGTGTGGTTATCACTTTATTTGACCAAGGTATTTTGAATGGTGCTCATATTGCAATTCTTGCACCGGCTATCTATTTGATGGGCTCTCAAGTGCAATACATGGGTCGTATTATGGGACCTATTGGCACTGAAGGTCGCTACATTCCAGTTATGATCGTAATTTCAGTATTGAATGCATTTGGTGCGATGCTCGTTATGAACATCATCCTTTAA
- a CDS encoding DoxX family protein, with product MDKMLLTAGRILLALYFLIPGIMKFVSWDMHIGLMEKHNMPFVPVLLAAAGVFQIVAAILLIANRYTAILALLLAGLVLVINVNLHDFWNLAGLEGAHEMQNFIKNLGILAGLLVLSGHSWSSTCATKIDKVKK from the coding sequence ATGGATAAGATGTTATTAACCGCTGGTCGTATCTTACTGGCACTGTATTTTTTAATTCCAGGTATTATGAAGTTTGTATCTTGGGATATGCACATCGGCCTAATGGAAAAGCATAACATGCCATTCGTGCCTGTATTACTTGCAGCTGCAGGCGTATTTCAGATTGTGGCTGCGATCTTACTGATTGCCAATCGTTATACTGCGATTTTGGCGTTATTACTGGCAGGTTTAGTGTTGGTGATTAATGTGAACTTGCATGATTTCTGGAACTTAGCGGGTCTTGAAGGCGCACATGAAATGCAAAACTTCATTAAAAACTTAGGCATTCTTGCTGGCTTGTTGGTGTTGTCAGGCCATTCTTGGTCATCGACTTGCGCAACGAAGATAGATAAAGTGAAAAAATAA
- a CDS encoding DUF3332 family protein → MKMKKLICATVIAASVSGLTGCIGQMGLTQLAMGVNLKAVDNRYGRAGIYVLAAPVYGVTSLVDLMVINSIEFWTGTNPITKKGPAVADTPVEAWMKVNDDIDPSLRSAPLTNLQVSVQSTSMEVLDDDSLLLQVAYVDGSKQSITGKRLANNDVAFYNQGRLVAVANNQQLLEHVASL, encoded by the coding sequence ATGAAAATGAAAAAATTGATTTGTGCAACGGTTATCGCAGCATCAGTATCTGGGTTAACGGGTTGTATTGGTCAAATGGGTCTGACGCAACTAGCAATGGGCGTAAACTTAAAAGCCGTTGATAACCGTTATGGCCGTGCTGGGATTTATGTGTTGGCAGCACCCGTGTATGGCGTTACGTCATTAGTCGATTTGATGGTGATTAACAGCATCGAGTTTTGGACTGGTACTAACCCGATCACTAAAAAAGGCCCCGCTGTTGCTGATACACCAGTGGAAGCATGGATGAAGGTAAATGATGATATTGACCCTTCATTACGCAGTGCACCACTGACAAATCTTCAGGTATCGGTGCAATCAACATCAATGGAAGTACTTGATGATGACAGTCTGCTATTACAGGTAGCGTACGTAGACGGCAGTAAACAGTCAATAACGGGTAAACGCTTAGCGAATAATGACGTTGCTTTTTATAACCAAGGTCGCTTAGTTGCAGTTGCTAATAACCAGCAATTGCTTGAGCATGTAGCCAGCCTATAA
- a CDS encoding M20 family metallopeptidase, with product MNLSLNEYLAELRPLINVDCGTYTVDGIAFIVSEMTAKYAAMNGWSIKQIDCGKAGIGLEVRNKPDAEDIDVLLLGHMDTVFPVGTAAERPMTTDETKAYGPGVSDMKSGLLNVVYALRHIEQSVLDELSICICMNPDEETGSLYSVDWLQATAKQAKHVLVAEAARADGGLVKARKGMARYKMTFKGKAAHAGNEPDKGRSAITEMANWILATNAMTNFESGTTLNVGVVAGGAGANIVPDLATAIVDVRFWDNAEYDQVDTALNGMTQTPFVDGVSIELVREAYKPSMVPTEQTQALMTLVEESAQALAIKINWKEAGGGSDANNTAILGVPTLDGFGPIGAGFHSADEYLLLESITPRIHLLMRVLTKLAENKSKDKK from the coding sequence ATGAATTTATCTTTAAATGAATATTTAGCAGAATTACGTCCGCTCATCAATGTCGACTGCGGTACCTATACTGTTGACGGTATTGCGTTCATTGTCAGTGAAATGACTGCGAAATATGCGGCAATGAATGGGTGGTCTATTAAACAAATTGATTGTGGTAAAGCGGGTATTGGTCTTGAAGTGCGTAATAAACCAGACGCGGAAGATATCGATGTGTTGTTGCTTGGACATATGGACACGGTTTTTCCTGTTGGTACTGCTGCTGAGCGCCCTATGACGACCGATGAGACTAAAGCGTATGGTCCTGGTGTGTCTGATATGAAGTCAGGTTTACTGAATGTAGTTTACGCATTACGTCATATTGAGCAATCGGTACTGGATGAGTTGTCGATTTGTATATGTATGAATCCAGATGAAGAAACGGGTTCGCTCTATTCTGTTGACTGGCTCCAAGCAACAGCCAAGCAAGCTAAACATGTCTTAGTTGCTGAAGCTGCACGCGCAGACGGTGGTTTGGTTAAAGCACGTAAAGGAATGGCCCGTTACAAAATGACCTTTAAGGGCAAAGCCGCGCATGCGGGTAATGAGCCTGACAAGGGGCGCAGTGCAATTACTGAAATGGCGAATTGGATCTTAGCAACCAACGCAATGACTAATTTTGAGTCGGGCACCACGTTAAATGTCGGTGTTGTTGCGGGTGGTGCTGGCGCCAATATTGTCCCAGATTTAGCGACTGCTATCGTCGATGTACGATTCTGGGATAACGCGGAATACGACCAGGTTGATACAGCTTTAAATGGCATGACACAAACACCATTCGTTGACGGTGTCTCGATTGAATTAGTGCGTGAAGCCTACAAGCCTTCAATGGTACCGACTGAGCAAACACAGGCATTGATGACACTCGTTGAGGAATCAGCGCAAGCATTAGCCATTAAGATTAATTGGAAAGAAGCAGGCGGCGGCTCGGATGCCAATAATACGGCCATTCTAGGAGTACCAACATTAGATGGTTTCGGACCCATTGGTGCTGGTTTTCATAGTGCGGATGAGTATTTATTACTTGAATCAATAACACCGCGTATTCATTTGTTAATGCGGGTATTAACCAAGTTAGCCGAAAATAAAAGCAAAGATAAAAAATAA
- a CDS encoding nucleoside recognition domain-containing protein: MTEPTVKDPKVKIGGYIALVFAIVFFSGLMKSNEWYGVFDFTTLNGSFGKVAYSVSDTADGVEVATTSLRGKGGSGARDGFIFALTLIPTVMFALGMINVLEHYGALKAARKLLTPLLRPLMGIPGNSGLALIASLQSTDAGAAMTRQLKDEKHLTKRETDVFTMFQFTAGAAIVNFFSSGAVLFTLTNPDGSTAVPSSIGLAVIVMFAFKFVGANLFRLYLNITEGKEGSTKDNDKKMLEETV; this comes from the coding sequence ATGACTGAACCAACTGTCAAGGATCCGAAAGTGAAGATCGGTGGATATATTGCACTTGTTTTTGCGATCGTCTTTTTCTCTGGTCTGATGAAATCGAACGAATGGTATGGCGTATTTGATTTCACCACTCTTAATGGTTCTTTCGGTAAGGTGGCATATTCAGTGTCTGACACGGCCGATGGTGTCGAAGTTGCAACAACCTCACTGCGTGGTAAAGGCGGTAGTGGTGCGCGTGACGGTTTCATTTTTGCGTTAACCCTCATCCCAACAGTCATGTTTGCGCTAGGTATGATTAATGTACTTGAGCATTACGGTGCGCTAAAAGCAGCACGTAAATTATTAACACCGCTATTGCGCCCATTAATGGGGATCCCTGGAAACTCAGGTCTCGCCCTTATCGCCTCACTGCAAAGTACCGATGCGGGTGCGGCAATGACACGTCAGTTAAAAGATGAAAAACATTTAACCAAACGTGAAACCGATGTCTTTACGATGTTCCAATTTACAGCGGGTGCCGCCATTGTGAACTTCTTCTCTTCAGGCGCAGTGCTCTTTACCTTAACAAATCCCGACGGATCTACGGCTGTACCTTCTTCTATTGGGCTTGCCGTTATCGTGATGTTCGCATTCAAATTTGTTGGCGCAAATCTATTCCGTCTTTATTTGAACATTACCGAGGGCAAGGAAGGCAGTACCAAAGATAACGACAAGAAAATGCTTGAGGAGACAGTGTAA